Proteins encoded by one window of Rattus rattus isolate New Zealand chromosome 10, Rrattus_CSIRO_v1, whole genome shotgun sequence:
- the Rgs2 gene encoding regulator of G-protein signaling 2 — MQSAMFLAVQHDCVPMDKSAGNGPKVEEKREKMKRTLLKDWKTRLSYFLQNSSTPGKPKTGKKSKQQTFIKPSPEEALLWAEAFDELLASKYGLAAFRAFLKSEFCEENIEFWLACEDFKKTKSPQKLSSKARKIYTDFIEKEAPKEINIDFQTKTLIAQNIQEATSGCFTTAQKRVYSLMENNSYPRFLESEFYQDLCKKPQITTEPHAT, encoded by the exons ATGCAAAGTGCCATGTTCCTGGCTGTCCAGCACGACTGCGTACCCATGGACAAGAGCGCAGGCAACGGCCCCAAGGTCGAGGAGAAGCGGGAGAAAATGAAGCGGACCCT ctTAAAAGATTGGAAGACCCGTTTGAGCTATTTCTTGCAAAACTCCTCTACTCCTGGGAAGCCCAAAACTggcaagaaaagcaaacagcaaactTTTATCAA GCCTTCTCCTGAGGAAGCGTTGCTCTGGGCAGAAGCATTTGATGAACTGCTGGCCAGCAAAT ATGGGCTTGCTGCATTCAGAGCGTTTTTAAAGTCCGAGTTCTGTGAAGAAAATATTGAATTCTGGTTGGCTTGCGAAGACTTCAAGAAAACCAAATCACCACAGAAACTGTCCTCAAAAGCAAGGAAAATATACACCGACTTCATCGAGAAGGAAGCTCCCAAAGAG ataaacatagactttcaaacaaaaactCTGATTGCCCAAAATATCCAAGAGGCTACAAGTGGCTGCTTCACCACAGCTCAGAAGAGGGTGTACAGCCTGATGGAGAACAACTCTTATCCTCGTTTCTTGGAATCCGAATTTTATCAGGACTTGTGTAAAAAGCCACAGATCACCACGGAGCCCCATGCTACATGA